One genomic segment of Rivularia sp. PCC 7116 includes these proteins:
- a CDS encoding Npun_R2821/Npun_R2822 family protein: protein MQRFGIYTLANDIVYDQLVALLNSIEVNVSPDISVCIIPYNNRLDLVKQEINRRENVTLFDNIESIQRWDEFAEEVWAAHPYAKNSKLSRNTLYKSPLLRKLAALDGDFEKFVFYDADSLAMKPLEDLFSRLDEYDFIFDDWEHGKSSDVAALNIPLIEKSGLYAEEDVRPKLHCSSFFASKQGLLAPEEIERLKTLLIEKNEIEWVTRWWDDAFLFNYLTLRTECQLFNFTLSPNGEERTGNCANADPFVNIDNVLYNQQGLKPIYRLHYMNYSTNDFVRLCKGEDLNIRYRDEFLHYRFLKEPEKKPLRLKKPGLVSKANYYIKKAMNKVRLAVS from the coding sequence ATGCAAAGATTCGGTATCTATACTTTAGCTAATGATATTGTTTATGACCAGTTAGTTGCATTATTGAACAGCATAGAAGTTAATGTTAGTCCAGATATTTCCGTTTGTATTATTCCTTATAATAATCGCTTAGATTTAGTAAAGCAGGAAATTAACCGTCGAGAAAACGTAACTTTATTTGATAATATTGAATCTATTCAAAGATGGGATGAATTTGCAGAAGAAGTTTGGGCAGCTCATCCCTATGCAAAAAATTCTAAATTATCCCGTAATACTTTATACAAAAGTCCTCTTTTGAGAAAATTGGCTGCTCTTGATGGTGACTTTGAAAAATTTGTATTTTACGATGCTGATAGTTTGGCAATGAAGCCACTAGAAGATTTGTTTTCTAGGCTTGATGAATATGATTTTATTTTTGATGATTGGGAGCATGGAAAGTCTTCTGATGTTGCAGCATTAAACATACCTCTGATAGAAAAATCAGGTTTGTATGCTGAAGAGGATGTCCGCCCAAAATTACATTGTTCTAGTTTTTTTGCTTCAAAGCAAGGTCTTTTGGCACCTGAAGAAATTGAAAGATTGAAGACATTATTGATTGAGAAAAATGAAATTGAATGGGTCACCCGTTGGTGGGATGATGCCTTTTTGTTTAATTACTTGACTTTACGAACCGAATGTCAATTATTTAATTTTACTTTAAGTCCGAATGGGGAAGAAAGAACTGGAAACTGTGCGAATGCTGACCCGTTTGTAAATATAGATAATGTTCTTTATAACCAGCAGGGTTTAAAGCCAATTTATCGTTTACATTACATGAACTATTCTACTAATGACTTTGTACGTTTATGTAAAGGTGAAGATTTAAATATTCGCTATCGTGATGAATTTTTGCATTACCGCTTCTTGAAAGAACCAGAGAAAAAACCTCTGCGCCTGAAAAAACCAGGTTTAGTATCTAAAGCGAACTATTACATCAAAAAGGCGATGAATAAAGTTAGATTAGCTGTTTCTTAA
- a CDS encoding glycosyltransferase family 4 protein: protein MKILMLSSTFPYPPTRGGTQVRTFNLLKYLTKNHRVTLVTQPETGVTESEITGLRDCVDELVLFNRPHDSGTTGGILKKVQRLTKFVGKGIPPSVLNRYSVDMQNWIDNYVEAGKCDTITSEHSVNEIYIRPNFHKKIRTVVNVHSSVYGTCLNQLQNGISENTFRDRINLPLLRRYENTYCNKFSAIVATTEEDKIQLREFNSESEMMVIPNGVDLVMFPNRIADPGGHRLVFIGAMDNLANIDAVCFFCNEVLPEVQKKYPNTTFDIVGSRPVAEVLALKEKPGVNVTGKVPSMAEYLHKSTVCIVSMRTGFGIKNKTLEAMAAGIPVVGSDRGLEGLNVDGDSLELRALRANQPQEYINAISKLFENPQLRAELSYNARKLVETEFTWESAGRRYEQVCVGKGS from the coding sequence ATGAAAATTTTAATGTTGTCCTCTACATTCCCTTATCCTCCAACTCGTGGTGGAACTCAAGTTAGAACTTTTAATTTACTTAAGTATTTAACAAAAAATCATCGCGTAACCTTAGTGACTCAACCTGAAACTGGAGTTACTGAATCAGAAATTACAGGATTACGGGATTGTGTAGATGAACTAGTCCTTTTTAATCGTCCTCATGACTCCGGTACCACCGGAGGAATACTGAAAAAAGTTCAGCGTCTAACGAAATTTGTCGGCAAAGGTATCCCACCAAGCGTATTAAATCGCTACTCTGTGGATATGCAAAACTGGATTGATAATTATGTCGAAGCTGGTAAATGCGACACCATTACCAGCGAACACAGCGTTAATGAAATCTACATACGTCCTAATTTTCATAAAAAGATACGTACTGTAGTCAACGTTCACAGTTCGGTATACGGTACCTGTCTCAATCAGTTACAAAATGGGATATCTGAAAATACTTTCAGAGATAGAATTAACTTACCTTTATTGCGTCGTTACGAAAATACTTACTGCAATAAATTTTCGGCAATTGTCGCAACAACCGAAGAAGATAAGATTCAATTACGGGAATTCAACTCTGAGAGTGAAATGATGGTGATTCCCAACGGCGTAGATTTAGTCATGTTTCCCAATCGTATCGCAGATCCAGGAGGGCATCGTTTAGTTTTTATTGGTGCAATGGATAATTTGGCAAACATTGATGCTGTATGCTTTTTCTGTAACGAAGTATTACCCGAAGTTCAAAAAAAATATCCCAATACAACTTTTGATATTGTCGGTTCTCGTCCCGTTGCCGAGGTATTAGCGCTTAAAGAGAAACCGGGAGTCAACGTAACTGGAAAGGTGCCTTCAATGGCAGAATATTTGCACAAATCTACAGTTTGTATAGTGTCCATGCGGACTGGTTTCGGAATCAAAAACAAAACCTTAGAAGCAATGGCTGCTGGTATACCAGTCGTCGGCAGCGATAGGGGTTTAGAAGGATTGAATGTAGACGGTGACAGCCTAGAATTGCGAGCATTACGAGCCAATCAACCGCAAGAATACATAAACGCTATTAGTAAGTTATTTGAAAATCCCCAATTAAGAGCAGAATTATCTTACAACGCCAGAAAATTAGTCGAAACCGAGTTTACCTGGGAAAGCGCGGGAAGACGTTACGAGCAGGTTTGTGTCGGTAAAGGTTCGTAG
- a CDS encoding iron uptake porin yields MKASKISLIICFLAAGITGFQDKAVSKEQASVDLDLDFTISGKEALETKQFESKNTEQFKISQPLVESIDKTSLDENPMGQVNSVSQLRDVQPTDWAFQALQSLVERYGCIAGYPNGTYRGNRALTRYEFAAGLNACLERVNELIATAANNVVTRNDLATLQKLQEEFAAELATLRGRVDALESRAADIEAKQFSTTTKLSGITIVGIQGRGENRADTSPRDGVRDTNDPGTNINVSNFNQLYLTSQFNPRSFLVTGLLAGEGGTRPKLSNDFILGYEYDFGNDFQLSDLHFHQLLTKNLAMMVGTKGVDMVRSFRGPNRAESAANGPLSFFAQRNPILNLDFENGGIAFDWQFAKRASLQAIYSARDIGNPGKRAGLFDGNTTAAAQLLLTPARTLDVSLYYVNNYSPNGSLFSYAGDSCLTAVNCFAVPGRPLQTNGFGATVNWEISRKITLGGWAGYTNSRIPGESGDVEMTNYMVYLNFPDLFGRGNLGGVYVGQPPKIVSSDLPVGNNVPDLLNGGNGSEGGQPGTTTHIEAFYRWRLNDNISLTPGFIHIIEPGHTPDSNSVTIGILRTSFTF; encoded by the coding sequence TTGAAAGCTAGTAAAATTTCCCTAATAATCTGTTTTTTAGCTGCGGGAATTACCGGGTTCCAAGATAAAGCAGTGTCTAAGGAACAAGCTTCTGTAGATTTAGATTTAGATTTTACTATCTCTGGGAAAGAGGCGCTAGAAACAAAACAGTTTGAGAGTAAGAATACAGAGCAATTTAAAATTTCTCAGCCTCTGGTTGAATCTATCGACAAAACCTCATTGGATGAAAATCCGATGGGACAAGTTAATTCGGTTTCTCAACTTCGAGATGTACAGCCAACCGACTGGGCGTTTCAAGCTTTGCAGTCTTTGGTGGAGCGTTACGGATGTATAGCTGGTTATCCTAATGGAACTTATCGCGGAAATCGTGCTTTAACACGTTATGAATTTGCAGCAGGTTTGAATGCTTGTTTGGAAAGAGTCAATGAGCTAATTGCGACTGCTGCGAATAATGTAGTCACCCGTAATGATTTAGCAACTTTACAAAAATTACAAGAAGAATTTGCTGCTGAATTAGCAACATTAAGAGGGCGAGTTGATGCTTTAGAATCTCGCGCTGCTGATATTGAAGCCAAACAATTTTCTACAACAACTAAACTTAGCGGAATCACAATTGTTGGTATCCAGGGAAGAGGGGAAAATCGTGCTGACACTTCTCCGAGAGATGGGGTAAGAGATACTAACGATCCAGGTACCAATATTAATGTTAGTAATTTTAATCAACTGTATTTAACTAGCCAATTCAACCCCCGTAGTTTCTTAGTAACCGGACTTCTAGCTGGTGAGGGTGGTACTCGACCTAAATTAAGCAACGATTTCATACTTGGTTATGAATATGATTTTGGTAACGATTTTCAATTAAGCGATTTGCATTTTCACCAACTTCTGACTAAAAATTTAGCGATGATGGTGGGAACCAAAGGTGTAGATATGGTACGTTCATTTCGAGGTCCCAACCGCGCTGAAAGTGCAGCTAACGGACCTTTATCATTTTTTGCACAGAGAAACCCAATTTTAAATTTAGATTTCGAGAATGGTGGTATTGCTTTTGATTGGCAATTTGCAAAACGTGCCAGCTTACAAGCAATTTATAGCGCTCGGGATATAGGCAATCCGGGAAAACGCGCAGGCCTATTTGATGGAAATACGACAGCAGCCGCACAATTGTTACTAACACCTGCTAGGACGTTAGATGTAAGTTTATACTACGTTAACAATTATTCGCCTAATGGCTCTTTGTTTAGTTATGCTGGCGACAGCTGTTTAACTGCTGTTAATTGTTTTGCAGTTCCAGGAAGACCTTTACAAACAAATGGCTTTGGAGCTACCGTTAACTGGGAGATTTCACGAAAAATTACATTAGGTGGTTGGGCTGGTTATACCAATTCTCGTATACCTGGAGAATCGGGAGATGTTGAAATGACAAACTATATGGTTTATCTCAATTTTCCCGATTTATTTGGTAGGGGTAATTTAGGTGGAGTTTATGTAGGGCAGCCACCGAAAATTGTTAGTAGCGACTTGCCTGTAGGTAATAATGTACCCGACCTTTTAAACGGTGGTAATGGAAGCGAAGGGGGGCAACCCGGAACAACTACTCATATTGAAGCTTTTTACCGTTGGCGATTGAATGACAATATAAGTTTGACTCCCGGATTTATTCATATTATTGAACCCGGTCATACACCAGATAGTAATTCAGTTACTATTGGTATTTTACGAACTAGTTTTACTTTTTAA
- the thrC gene encoding threonine synthase, which yields MTLSLSAVKSHRQPWQGLIEQYRQYLPVNENTPVVTLLEGNTPLIPVPSIARHIGKQVRVFVKYDGLNPTGSFKDRGMTMAVTKAKEAGAKAVICASTGNTSAAAAAYARRGGLRPFVIIPDGYVALGKLAQALVYGAEVLAIKGNFDKALEIVRDIAEEYPVTLVNSVNPYRLEGQKTGAFEVVDILGDAPDWLCIPVGNAGNITAYWMGFCQYHQDGKCGRLPQMMGFQAAGAAPLVNGEVVSNPETLATAIRIGNPASWDKAVAAAGASQGEFNSVTDEEILEAYRILAGEEGVFCEPASAASVAGLLKVKDRVPTGATVVCVLTGNGLKDPDTAIKHNKSQFTQGIEPDIKTVAKVMGFE from the coding sequence GTGACCTTAAGCCTGTCTGCTGTAAAATCTCATCGCCAACCTTGGCAAGGATTAATCGAACAGTATCGCCAATACTTACCTGTTAATGAAAATACGCCGGTTGTTACGCTTTTGGAAGGCAATACGCCTTTAATTCCCGTTCCATCGATTGCGCGTCACATTGGCAAACAAGTACGTGTTTTTGTGAAATACGACGGTTTGAACCCTACCGGTAGCTTCAAGGATAGGGGAATGACTATGGCGGTTACTAAAGCCAAGGAAGCCGGGGCTAAAGCTGTGATTTGCGCGAGTACTGGTAATACTTCGGCAGCAGCAGCAGCTTATGCTAGACGCGGGGGATTGCGTCCTTTTGTAATCATTCCTGACGGTTATGTCGCTCTGGGTAAGTTAGCCCAAGCTTTGGTATATGGTGCCGAAGTTTTAGCTATTAAAGGGAATTTTGATAAGGCTTTGGAAATTGTTCGAGATATAGCTGAAGAATATCCGGTAACTTTGGTCAATTCCGTTAATCCTTATCGCTTGGAAGGTCAAAAAACCGGCGCTTTTGAAGTTGTAGATATTTTGGGTGATGCTCCAGACTGGCTGTGTATTCCGGTGGGTAATGCGGGAAATATCACTGCATACTGGATGGGTTTTTGTCAGTATCACCAAGATGGTAAATGCGGACGTTTGCCTCAGATGATGGGTTTTCAAGCTGCGGGTGCTGCACCGTTGGTGAATGGTGAAGTTGTAAGCAATCCGGAAACTTTAGCTACAGCAATTAGAATTGGTAATCCTGCAAGTTGGGATAAAGCGGTAGCTGCTGCTGGAGCTAGTCAAGGTGAATTTAATTCTGTCACCGATGAAGAAATTTTAGAGGCTTATCGAATTTTAGCTGGGGAAGAAGGCGTTTTTTGCGAGCCAGCAAGTGCGGCTTCTGTAGCAGGCTTACTGAAAGTTAAAGACAGAGTTCCTACAGGTGCCACTGTGGTTTGTGTGTTGACTGGTAATGGCTTGAAAGACCCCGATACAGCAATTAAACACAATAAAAGTCAGTTTACTCAAGGTATTGAACCGGATATTAAAACTGTTGCGAAAGTGATGGGATTTGAATAA
- the tsaB gene encoding tRNA (adenosine(37)-N6)-threonylcarbamoyltransferase complex dimerization subunit type 1 TsaB, giving the protein MKEYGFALHTTTPELGLAISNFADDSRSDVWKLDRNVSNLMHQYMIDFVKPQTWSDMAFIAVAKGPGGFTGTRIGVVAARTLGQQLNIPVFAVSTMAAFAWENRSDDTFIAVQMPARGGMLFCGIYQVMPDGSGLSTEIPDVVLTPEAWEEKLADLKDNYRLLKADSGLAATVASMLQLAHLDYQQGKLPHWTEALPFYGQHPVNS; this is encoded by the coding sequence ATGAAAGAATACGGCTTCGCACTACATACGACAACTCCCGAATTAGGTTTAGCAATCAGTAATTTCGCTGATGATTCGCGTTCTGATGTCTGGAAATTAGACCGTAACGTTTCTAATTTGATGCATCAATACATGATAGATTTCGTTAAACCTCAAACTTGGTCTGATATGGCTTTTATTGCTGTAGCAAAGGGACCTGGGGGGTTTACGGGAACTCGTATCGGCGTGGTAGCTGCTCGAACTTTGGGACAACAATTAAATATTCCAGTATTTGCTGTTTCTACAATGGCTGCATTTGCTTGGGAAAACCGAAGTGATGATACTTTTATAGCCGTACAAATGCCTGCTCGTGGCGGTATGTTGTTCTGTGGGATTTATCAGGTTATGCCAGATGGTAGCGGACTTTCTACCGAAATACCTGATGTGGTATTAACTCCAGAAGCGTGGGAAGAAAAGTTAGCCGATTTGAAGGATAATTATCGGCTTTTGAAAGCAGATTCTGGTTTAGCTGCCACAGTCGCGAGTATGCTGCAATTAGCGCATTTAGATTATCAGCAAGGGAAACTCCCACACTGGACGGAAGCTTTACCTTTTTATGGGCAGCATCCCGTTAATAGTTAG
- a CDS encoding Ycf34 family protein: MCICVNCHYVDRCITYNAVETQHQQPHLTETPTFDPNEPSINVNIRTEGEVIEMEWDVVGCLSFKEEKGKWSKLRPGELVPT; the protein is encoded by the coding sequence ATGTGTATTTGCGTAAATTGTCATTATGTAGACCGCTGTATTACCTACAATGCAGTAGAAACACAGCACCAACAACCTCATTTAACAGAAACACCAACCTTTGATCCCAACGAACCCAGTATAAACGTAAATATCCGCACCGAAGGCGAAGTGATTGAAATGGAATGGGACGTTGTGGGATGTTTGAGTTTTAAAGAAGAAAAAGGCAAATGGTCTAAATTACGTCCCGGTGAATTGGTGCCAACTTAA
- a CDS encoding CCA tRNA nucleotidyltransferase, protein MYGSILSKFTPDSLPFNLELLPQPAYLVGGAVRDALLERSRDYLDLDFILPAEAVNVARKIAKYHQAGFVLLDEQRQIARVVFADATVDIAQQEGDSVEADLHRRDFTINAIAYNIHTQEIIDPLQGGADLEKGVLRMISPANLEDDPLRLMRGYRQAAQLGFTIEAETHSTIRALASHLEKVAAERIRVELGYMLANPQGTPWLIKAYEDGLLKSSFEYATSQSCAIVAEVDKVALQLTEDFPTLKGILQKNIRDTVKTTWLGIAKLACLVNSKPEIAEAELEKLTYSKAEIQSVTTALRTFPKLDAQLSLREQYFLFREAGSVFPTTAILATAYGNVVRDMSEDKPLITYASLLSRYLTPDDPVAHPTQLLSGTHIISSLNIPSSPLIGKLLTEIAVAQVEGKISTSYEAIEFARNFIQENG, encoded by the coding sequence ATGTACGGTTCAATTCTGTCTAAATTTACACCAGATTCTTTACCTTTTAATCTGGAATTGTTGCCACAACCGGCTTATTTAGTAGGTGGTGCGGTGCGGGATGCTCTTTTAGAAAGAAGTCGGGATTATTTAGATTTAGATTTTATTTTACCTGCGGAAGCGGTAAATGTAGCTCGCAAGATAGCAAAATATCATCAAGCTGGTTTTGTTTTACTTGACGAGCAGAGGCAAATTGCTCGCGTGGTGTTTGCCGATGCTACCGTTGATATTGCCCAGCAGGAAGGGGATTCTGTAGAAGCTGATTTGCATCGGCGAGATTTTACAATCAATGCGATCGCCTACAACATTCATACTCAAGAAATCATCGATCCGCTACAAGGTGGTGCAGATTTAGAAAAGGGTGTTTTACGCATGATATCACCCGCAAATCTGGAAGATGACCCTTTACGGTTAATGCGGGGATATCGTCAAGCTGCACAGTTGGGTTTTACAATAGAAGCAGAAACCCATTCTACAATTCGCGCTTTAGCTTCTCATTTAGAAAAAGTTGCTGCGGAACGAATCCGAGTAGAATTGGGATATATGTTGGCGAATCCTCAAGGAACACCTTGGTTGATAAAAGCTTACGAAGATGGCTTACTAAAATCTTCCTTTGAATACGCTACATCTCAAAGTTGTGCAATAGTAGCAGAAGTTGACAAAGTAGCTTTGCAGCTTACAGAAGATTTTCCAACCTTGAAGGGAATACTGCAAAAAAATATTAGAGATACTGTAAAAACAACTTGGTTAGGTATTGCAAAACTAGCTTGTTTAGTTAATTCCAAGCCAGAAATTGCAGAAGCGGAGTTAGAAAAACTTACCTATAGTAAAGCGGAAATTCAAAGCGTAACCACAGCTTTGAGAACATTTCCCAAGCTCGACGCGCAATTATCTTTGAGAGAACAATATTTTTTATTTCGAGAAGCGGGTAGCGTATTCCCGACTACAGCCATTTTAGCAACAGCTTATGGTAATGTAGTCAGGGATATGTCCGAAGACAAGCCACTAATAACATACGCATCTTTACTATCCCGCTACTTAACCCCTGATGATCCGGTTGCACATCCCACTCAATTGTTAAGTGGGACACACATTATATCATCATTAAACATACCTTCGTCACCACTTATTGGTAAATTACTGACAGAAATTGCAGTGGCACAAGTCGAAGGCAAAATTTCGACATCTTATGAAGCGATAGAATTTGCGCGAAATTTTATTCAAGAGAATGGGTAA
- a CDS encoding DUF3181 family protein: MSNNAEFMEALAAEIGENVYIDIAKWHLYLSDAKLHTVVAEQVYPLISTSKSVDEDDVIRVLQSIPIKVGGGKGEIPLLDLVPSQCQVSLVDILEKYQQEM, translated from the coding sequence ATGAGTAACAACGCTGAATTCATGGAAGCCCTAGCCGCTGAAATTGGCGAAAATGTCTATATAGATATTGCTAAGTGGCACCTTTATTTGTCCGATGCCAAACTGCATACCGTCGTCGCCGAACAAGTCTATCCTTTAATAAGTACTAGTAAATCCGTGGATGAAGATGATGTCATTCGTGTTTTACAGTCTATCCCCATCAAGGTTGGCGGTGGTAAAGGTGAAATACCTTTGTTAGATTTGGTTCCATCACAGTGTCAAGTCAGTTTGGTAGATATCTTAGAAAAATATCAGCAAGAAATGTAA
- a CDS encoding 2TM domain-containing protein produces the protein MPPRWPREPDRKNDPAYRKLDDRMNFAVHVATFALFNSGLWFFHNFLSTNWQWLPILTLSWLGILVSHLIYISVIADYSDTPTKST, from the coding sequence ATGCCTCCACGTTGGCCGCGCGAACCAGACCGTAAAAATGACCCAGCTTACCGCAAACTAGACGATAGAATGAATTTCGCCGTTCATGTAGCGACATTTGCTTTATTCAATTCCGGCTTGTGGTTTTTTCACAATTTTCTTTCAACTAACTGGCAATGGTTGCCCATTCTGACATTAAGCTGGTTGGGGATATTAGTTTCACATCTGATTTATATTTCAGTCATTGCAGATTATTCAGATACTCCAACAAAATCTACCTGA